The DNA sequence TGCTCAGGAGAATCGATTTTTTTCTGATATCAACTTTTTCTTTTCTAAAATTATCAACCAAAATGCTATCTCTTTCAAACGCCCTTTCCCTAATTTTAATACTTCTTCTAGTTTTTTCTCTGCGGTCTTTTTTTTCATCATAATACCGTGGTCGATATTCGAAAATAGTATAACCGGGCAATTTAAACATTGTAGGTAAGCGAGATGCCATGATAAATTATTTTATTGAATCCTTTAACACTAAAAGAATCAGGCAATTAGTTCTGTATTCAAATTTACAATAATTGCTCCGTTTTTGAGATTCTTTAACAAAATTCGAAGTTTTCAAAATCTTCAATACCTTCATGGATTCAGATAAAAGCCTTTTGCTATTTTTGTGGTTTATACAATTATGAATCTGGATTTAAATACCTACACATACGATTTGCCAGCAGAGCAAATTGCAAAATTTCCTTTAGCCAAAAGAGATGAGTCAAAACTACTTGTCTTTGCAAATGGAAAGATAAAACATCAACAATTTAAGCATATAGTGGAGGTATTGCCTGAAAAATCTATGCTTGTATTTAATGAAACAAAAGTGATACAAGCGCGTTTATTATTTAATAAACCTACGGGTGCCAGAATAGAGATTTTTTGTTTGGAACCAAATAATTTGAATGATGAGATATCTCATATTTTGGAAAATAAAAAACAAAGCACATGGAAATGTTTTGTTGGAAATAAAAAGAAGTGGAATAAGGAGCTAATTTTAAAAAGTGAGTTAAATATTAAGGGCACTGCAGTTTGCTTGCAGGCAAAACAAATTGAAACGGAAGCAAAGCATGTTGTTGTAGAACTTAATTGGAATGCCGATATTAGCTTTTCAGAGATATTAAATCACTATGGCAAAACACCCATTCCACCCTATTTGGAGCGAGCTGCAAATGAGGAGGATACAAAAAGCTATCAAACTGTATATGCCCGACTAAATGGTGCTGTTGCTGCCCCAACGGCAGGATTGCATTTCACACCTCAAGTGCTTAGCCGCTTAAATGAAAAGCAGATCAGACAAGAGTTTTTGACGCTACATGTTAGTGCTGGCACATTTCAGCCAATCAGCGAAAGCAACATATTGGAGCATCCTATGCACAATGAGCAATTGGTTTTTAGCAAAGAGAATATTGTGAACCTGCTAAATCATACTGAAAAAATTATATGTGTTGGAACCACTTCTTTGCGTGCAATTGAGAGCTTGTATTGGTTTGGTGTTGGTTTATCATTAGGGCTACTTGAAAAGTTTGATATTGAGAAGTTGTTTCCATATTCTATTGATGAAAATGAATTGCCAACTAAGAGAATTGCTTTAAATGCTGTATTGGAGTTTATGGTTGTG is a window from the Bacteroidota bacterium genome containing:
- a CDS encoding S-adenosylmethionine:tRNA ribosyltransferase-isomerase, encoding MNLDLNTYTYDLPAEQIAKFPLAKRDESKLLVFANGKIKHQQFKHIVEVLPEKSMLVFNETKVIQARLLFNKPTGARIEIFCLEPNNLNDEISHILENKKQSTWKCFVGNKKKWNKELILKSELNIKGTAVCLQAKQIETEAKHVVVELNWNADISFSEILNHYGKTPIPPYLERAANEEDTKSYQTVYARLNGAVAAPTAGLHFTPQVLSRLNEKQIRQEFLTLHVSAGTFQPISESNILEHPMHNEQLVFSKENIVNLLNHTEKIICVGTTSLRAIESLYWFGVGLSLGLLEKFDIEKLFPYSIDENELPTKRIALNAVLEFMVVNKLEQLIGETRIFIYPSYKFKMCDGLITNYHLPKSTLILLVAAFIGDQWKEIYQEALQNDYRFLSYGDSSLLLP